The Erythrobacter insulae genome window below encodes:
- a CDS encoding LytR/AlgR family response regulator transcription factor, with translation MSLALPAAVQAQESRNFIDHPITVCDADPLANSPPDFTDPDCRMMLFYEADPQDRQIWIELIFDADTAMIEAGKPMGLFFSAKASSEAFLNSVTIGANGVPGTSALSEKPGDMDAVFFVPEGTLRATDNRLVMRLSSMNGGINLQSPIHAASIAPYRNPRQPGPATWFVLITFGLLIAACVYFGVDSIRAKQRRDSAVIAMIAFASAAQLAAEAARDIVPYPYPLHDLRLSLILTFAIALGLSCTAYGLLVLFRPQKKARLIALLALLGVMLMITLFQQGFDIKTVLVLLSASLAISAAGVVSRAQGNRNGQWFALGGAIIGVAIFALGGLFLDTLLYLLIAAFLLWMLVVRARGGGLPDLAAIQAPAPPKRIELSSNGKIEFVDTGEVIRFSGAGDYVEVFLKSGRSGLSNASLTALERELPDTFIRVHRSHIVNADHVQSLQRETAGTGELQMADGSSVPISRRNMASVKSALVER, from the coding sequence ATGAGCCTTGCGCTGCCGGCTGCTGTCCAGGCGCAGGAGTCGCGGAACTTTATCGACCATCCGATCACCGTTTGCGATGCAGACCCATTGGCAAACAGTCCGCCCGATTTCACAGACCCGGATTGCCGTATGATGCTTTTCTACGAGGCTGACCCGCAAGACCGGCAGATCTGGATCGAGCTCATATTCGATGCCGATACCGCGATGATCGAAGCGGGCAAGCCGATGGGATTGTTCTTTAGTGCCAAGGCATCAAGCGAGGCGTTCCTGAATTCGGTAACGATCGGCGCGAATGGGGTGCCGGGTACTTCGGCTCTAAGCGAAAAGCCGGGTGATATGGACGCGGTGTTTTTTGTGCCCGAAGGGACGCTGAGGGCGACTGACAACCGATTGGTGATGCGTCTGTCATCCATGAATGGCGGCATCAATCTGCAATCACCGATCCACGCAGCCTCTATCGCTCCGTATCGCAATCCGCGTCAGCCCGGACCTGCGACATGGTTTGTGTTGATCACATTCGGATTGTTAATTGCCGCCTGCGTGTATTTCGGGGTGGATTCGATCCGCGCTAAACAGCGCCGGGATTCCGCGGTGATCGCGATGATCGCATTCGCAAGCGCCGCGCAGCTGGCGGCAGAGGCCGCGCGCGATATTGTGCCATATCCCTATCCGCTTCACGATTTGCGCCTGTCGCTGATCCTGACTTTCGCGATCGCTTTGGGGCTTAGCTGCACGGCCTATGGGTTGCTCGTCCTTTTCCGCCCGCAAAAGAAAGCGCGCTTGATTGCGCTTTTGGCGCTGTTGGGGGTGATGCTGATGATCACTCTGTTCCAGCAAGGCTTTGATATCAAAACCGTGCTGGTTTTGCTGTCCGCGTCTCTCGCGATCAGCGCCGCAGGTGTTGTTTCGCGGGCTCAGGGCAACCGGAATGGGCAATGGTTCGCTTTGGGCGGTGCAATCATCGGTGTCGCTATTTTTGCTCTCGGCGGCCTGTTTCTTGATACGCTGCTTTATCTTTTGATTGCCGCATTCCTGCTCTGGATGCTTGTTGTGCGGGCGAGGGGTGGGGGCCTGCCTGATCTGGCTGCGATACAGGCGCCAGCGCCCCCGAAGCGGATCGAACTGTCCAGCAATGGAAAGATCGAGTTTGTTGATACAGGCGAGGTGATACGTTTCAGCGGCGCTGGCGATTATGTCGAAGTGTTTTTGAAGAGCGGAAGGAGCGGTTTGTCAAACGCGAGCCTGACAGCCTTGGAACGCGAACTGCCAGACACTTTCATCCGCGTTCATCGCTCGCACATTGTCAACGCCGACCATGTGCAATCATTGCAGCGTGAAACTGCCGGAACCGGCGAACTACAGATGGCAGACGGCAGCAGTGTACCGATCAGCCGCCGCAATATGGCGAGTGTCAAAAGCGCGCTTGTGGAGCGATAA
- a CDS encoding tetratricopeptide repeat protein, with protein MKMTHITLAGIASLALLTGCGLAPEEKLAEAEASYDAHDYSGAKVYAVSALKDLPGDTEALTLLARAQIAMGDGEGAMLSLSQIAKANQPAEYTMLVAEAELLRGEFNAVLETVAKPKTADAARLSALAHLGLNDLDAAKRAIASGETLPGERSGLLAVKAQIQLLEGNVAAAQGTASQALAQGPDNIDALLVSARVNQALFDLPATLGAYERAVKLYPQNFPAQLGRAATLGEMGQLEAAKEAASQLAQSAPDSIDVIHLKARIALEENKWQTARELLQPHEAALRQDPSKQATYATALLRVGQVAQARIWLEPLVEDYPFLRKPRALLAEAELAAGEPKAALATIRSLAERPDAKPEELAIAANAASAAGDSSAARFAAREKSTTPEWFGGELAKADSALRNQQWRKAIGSYEAINARIAEPNAMVLNNLAYAKSKLGENKDAVRIALQAVDIAPDHPAILDTAGWILFETGEDRTRGLRMLEKAARLDPDNTAIARRLAAAKRG; from the coding sequence ATGAAAATGACGCACATCACCCTTGCCGGGATCGCCTCGCTTGCACTGCTGACCGGCTGCGGCCTTGCGCCAGAGGAAAAGCTGGCCGAAGCAGAGGCAAGCTATGACGCCCATGATTATTCAGGCGCGAAGGTTTATGCCGTTTCGGCTTTGAAAGATTTACCCGGCGACACAGAGGCGCTTACGCTGCTTGCGCGGGCCCAAATCGCGATGGGCGATGGAGAGGGCGCGATGCTCTCGCTCTCCCAGATTGCAAAGGCGAACCAACCGGCCGAATACACTATGCTGGTGGCAGAGGCCGAGCTGCTGCGCGGTGAATTCAATGCCGTTTTAGAAACTGTGGCAAAGCCCAAGACGGCCGATGCCGCACGCCTGAGCGCGCTGGCGCATTTGGGGCTGAATGACCTTGATGCCGCGAAACGGGCAATCGCCAGTGGTGAAACCCTGCCCGGCGAAAGGTCCGGCCTGCTTGCCGTGAAAGCGCAAATTCAATTGCTCGAAGGCAATGTCGCTGCGGCTCAAGGCACGGCTTCACAGGCGCTTGCGCAAGGGCCGGACAATATCGATGCGCTACTGGTTTCGGCGCGCGTTAATCAGGCGCTTTTTGATCTGCCTGCGACCCTTGGCGCTTATGAGAGAGCCGTAAAGCTTTACCCTCAAAACTTCCCCGCACAGCTGGGACGGGCCGCAACGCTTGGGGAGATGGGACAGCTTGAAGCGGCAAAAGAAGCCGCAAGCCAGCTGGCCCAAAGCGCTCCAGATTCGATTGATGTCATCCATCTCAAAGCGCGGATCGCACTCGAAGAAAACAAATGGCAGACCGCCCGCGAGCTGCTTCAGCCGCATGAAGCCGCCCTTCGCCAGGATCCATCCAAGCAAGCGACCTACGCCACTGCCCTGTTGCGGGTTGGTCAGGTCGCTCAGGCGCGGATTTGGCTGGAACCTCTGGTTGAAGACTATCCGTTTCTACGCAAGCCCCGCGCTCTGCTTGCCGAGGCTGAGCTGGCGGCAGGAGAACCCAAAGCCGCTCTTGCAACGATCCGCAGTCTCGCCGAACGGCCTGATGCAAAACCCGAAGAATTGGCGATTGCCGCAAACGCAGCCAGCGCAGCCGGTGACAGCTCTGCGGCGCGGTTTGCTGCGCGTGAGAAATCAACGACGCCGGAATGGTTTGGCGGTGAATTGGCCAAGGCGGATAGCGCGCTTCGCAATCAACAATGGCGCAAGGCGATCGGCAGTTATGAAGCGATCAATGCCCGGATCGCTGAACCGAATGCCATGGTTCTGAACAATCTCGCCTATGCCAAATCAAAACTGGGCGAAAACAAAGACGCGGTCCGCATCGCTTTGCAGGCCGTAGATATCGCGCCGGATCATCCGGCCATTCTCGATACTGCGGGCTGGATCTTGTTTGAAACCGGAGAAGACCGAACGCGCGGCCTAAGGATGCTGGAAAAGGCAGCGCGGCTCGATCCCGATAATACCGCGATAGCGCGCCGTCTGGCCGCCGCAAAACGCGGCTGA
- a CDS encoding TonB-dependent receptor domain-containing protein gives MTKQTLKNSSPIRLSRHALLLAAASAMPFAAHAQEAPDQDTPEAEGEAIVVVGSRIARDPNIGSPAPILAVEAKQLAQSGTADVVDVLRDIPALSTSTSTEGSIDGVFGSAVGQATLNLRGLGAGRTLVLVNGRRHVSGVAGAQIVDINSIPTALVERVETLTGGASSIYGADAVTGVVNFVLKDDFEGLQANVQSGISSEGDAFRINGDLTWGANFADGRGNITISGEYARADELRFGERSFSRDNGLFDDQANPALFFQTGELGADTPNFNANGAILGGLIDTDATGFTPTATELALINRALNAPRRFIAGDPRFSLSSAGGIVAPGDIGLSDGPDINNNGTADCLESAVGYNSTFNPGAFGLAGGCAVINADGSLSVYQDGQITGLFNQFGGDGIQNNFNSNSLIPETERWSVNANLNYEISPEAIVFFEGKYVSNAAEFQAQPNTFYDLLTIRADNPFITGDLQDFVAPLFFGDGVQEGLYLTRDPTDLGPNRNRNEFETLRFVAGVKGDITDHFNYEISANYGKFNQTTLDANRVILDRFYAAIDVISDPISGNPICRSDVDPTAPATTPFGIPAGDPGFFTFNPGDGSCKPANVLGGVGAISQEAIDFITATIVNEFQLEQMVFSAIFAGDTGAFFELPGGPVGFAGGFEFREEQSTSNFDPLVLGILPVTTPDGNAGDLVRDLPNAQNSLVFDPSTTINNAGGEFTVAEVFGEIRLPFLQGVPFAETLEVSAAGRYSDYSTAGGNFTWNVNGLYAPVEDILFRGTYSRAVRAPNINELFNPAQGAFFRPVDPCDAGNLQSAPDAALRQANCTAFFNTINFDPRDPNGDGFEADGVTAIGPNSPYVYVDPLTARFSGSISGNEDLNVETATTWTVGAQFTPSFFPGFIASVDYYNIEIEDAISTVSAQDIVDNCVDSSSINNSFCNLFDRSGNSGGFTFLRQTSLNFARLETSGVEFSARYSFDLADHGFTLAGSGTYVEKLNNFFDPSDLTLVDPELGELQRPEWAGRASLTWDWDRLSVTWGTTYLDGQALRSVEIEDVGTTANDLFSPTNGLTKETFIHDISFSYEVSDMFNVYGGVNNVFNESPFVTEQAYPVSPVGTLFFMGIRATM, from the coding sequence ATGACTAAGCAAACTCTCAAGAATTCGAGCCCGATCCGGCTCTCACGCCATGCTCTCCTCCTCGCCGCAGCCAGTGCCATGCCATTCGCCGCGCACGCTCAAGAGGCACCCGATCAGGATACGCCCGAAGCCGAAGGCGAAGCGATTGTTGTTGTCGGTTCGCGCATCGCTCGCGATCCCAACATCGGTTCACCAGCGCCCATTCTCGCCGTCGAAGCCAAACAGCTTGCCCAGTCAGGCACCGCCGACGTCGTTGACGTCTTGCGCGATATTCCGGCTCTTTCGACTTCGACATCGACCGAAGGCTCGATCGATGGTGTGTTCGGTTCTGCGGTCGGTCAGGCGACCTTGAACCTGCGCGGCCTTGGTGCCGGCCGGACACTCGTTCTGGTCAATGGCCGCCGCCACGTTTCTGGCGTTGCAGGCGCTCAGATCGTTGACATCAACTCGATCCCGACCGCTCTGGTCGAGCGGGTCGAAACCCTGACCGGCGGTGCATCGTCGATTTACGGTGCAGACGCCGTGACCGGCGTGGTCAACTTTGTCCTCAAGGATGATTTCGAAGGTCTTCAGGCAAACGTGCAATCGGGTATCTCATCCGAGGGCGACGCCTTCCGTATCAATGGCGACCTTACCTGGGGTGCCAATTTCGCAGACGGCCGCGGCAACATCACCATTTCCGGTGAATATGCCCGCGCTGACGAACTGCGTTTTGGCGAGCGCAGCTTTTCGCGCGACAACGGTTTGTTCGATGATCAGGCCAACCCTGCATTGTTCTTCCAAACCGGCGAGCTTGGTGCCGATACGCCAAACTTCAACGCCAACGGAGCCATCCTTGGCGGCCTGATCGATACCGATGCAACCGGCTTTACCCCCACTGCAACGGAATTGGCGCTGATCAATCGCGCTTTGAACGCGCCGCGCCGCTTTATCGCTGGTGATCCGCGTTTCTCCTTGTCCTCGGCAGGCGGCATTGTCGCACCGGGTGATATCGGTCTCAGCGATGGCCCCGATATCAACAACAATGGCACCGCTGACTGTCTTGAATCTGCAGTCGGCTATAACAGCACGTTCAATCCGGGCGCCTTTGGCCTCGCGGGTGGTTGTGCGGTTATCAATGCCGATGGCAGCCTTTCCGTCTATCAAGACGGCCAGATCACCGGTCTGTTTAACCAGTTCGGCGGCGACGGCATCCAGAACAACTTCAACTCGAACTCGCTAATCCCGGAAACGGAGCGCTGGTCGGTCAACGCCAACCTGAATTACGAGATTTCGCCAGAAGCGATTGTGTTCTTCGAAGGCAAGTATGTTTCGAACGCAGCCGAATTTCAGGCGCAACCGAACACCTTTTATGACTTGCTGACCATTCGCGCAGACAACCCGTTTATCACGGGCGATTTGCAGGACTTCGTAGCGCCATTGTTCTTTGGTGACGGCGTCCAAGAAGGCCTCTACCTTACCCGTGACCCGACCGATCTTGGTCCAAACCGCAATCGCAACGAATTTGAAACCCTCCGGTTCGTGGCTGGGGTGAAGGGCGACATCACCGACCATTTCAATTACGAAATCAGCGCGAACTACGGCAAATTCAACCAGACAACTCTGGATGCCAACCGTGTGATTTTGGACCGCTTCTACGCCGCGATCGACGTGATCAGCGATCCAATCTCAGGCAATCCAATTTGCCGTTCGGACGTTGATCCGACCGCACCGGCCACCACGCCATTTGGTATTCCTGCTGGCGATCCGGGCTTCTTCACCTTCAATCCGGGCGACGGCTCTTGCAAACCAGCCAACGTTCTTGGCGGGGTTGGCGCGATCAGCCAGGAAGCAATCGACTTTATCACGGCGACAATCGTCAATGAATTCCAGCTCGAACAGATGGTTTTCAGTGCGATCTTTGCTGGTGATACCGGCGCTTTCTTCGAATTGCCCGGCGGTCCTGTTGGCTTTGCTGGCGGCTTCGAGTTCCGTGAAGAGCAAAGCACGTCGAACTTTGACCCGCTCGTCCTTGGCATCCTTCCGGTGACAACGCCGGACGGCAATGCTGGCGATCTCGTTCGCGATCTGCCGAATGCGCAAAACTCGCTCGTGTTTGATCCATCCACCACCATTAACAATGCTGGCGGTGAGTTCACTGTGGCCGAAGTGTTCGGCGAGATCCGTCTGCCGTTCCTGCAGGGTGTACCTTTTGCCGAAACCCTCGAGGTTAGCGCAGCCGGTCGTTACTCTGACTATTCGACTGCTGGCGGCAACTTCACATGGAACGTCAACGGCCTTTACGCTCCGGTAGAAGATATCCTGTTCCGCGGTACGTACTCGCGTGCGGTCCGAGCGCCGAACATCAACGAGTTGTTCAACCCAGCACAGGGCGCGTTCTTCCGTCCGGTCGATCCATGCGATGCCGGCAACCTGCAATCAGCGCCCGATGCGGCACTGCGTCAGGCCAACTGCACCGCTTTCTTCAATACGATCAATTTCGATCCGCGAGATCCAAATGGTGATGGATTTGAAGCTGACGGGGTCACGGCTATCGGACCAAACAGCCCGTATGTTTATGTCGACCCGCTGACAGCGCGTTTCTCGGGTTCGATCAGTGGCAACGAAGATTTGAATGTTGAAACGGCCACAACATGGACAGTCGGCGCACAATTCACGCCGTCGTTCTTCCCCGGCTTCATCGCCAGCGTCGATTATTACAACATCGAAATCGAGGACGCGATCAGCACGGTTTCGGCCCAGGATATCGTCGACAACTGCGTGGATAGCTCGAGCATCAACAACAGCTTCTGTAATTTGTTCGATCGTAGCGGCAACTCAGGGGGTTTCACGTTCCTACGTCAGACTTCATTGAACTTTGCCCGTCTTGAAACATCGGGTGTCGAATTCAGCGCTCGGTACAGCTTTGACCTCGCTGACCACGGGTTCACGCTCGCCGGTAGCGGAACGTATGTTGAAAAGCTGAACAACTTCTTCGATCCAAGCGATCTGACACTGGTCGACCCTGAGCTGGGCGAATTGCAGCGTCCTGAATGGGCTGGCCGCGCCTCGCTGACATGGGATTGGGACCGTCTCAGCGTAACCTGGGGTACAACCTATCTTGACGGACAGGCGCTGCGTTCGGTTGAAATCGAAGATGTTGGCACCACCGCGAACGATCTGTTCTCGCCAACCAATGGTCTGACCAAGGAAACATTCATTCACGACATCAGCTTTAGCTATGAAGTGAGTGATATGTTCAACGTGTATGGCGGTGTGAACAATGTGTTCAACGAGAGCCCCTTCGTGACCGAGCAAGCCTATCCGGTTAGCCCGGTTGGCACTCTGTTCTTCATGGGTATCCGCGCTACTATGTAA
- a CDS encoding cistern family PEP-CTERM protein has translation MNTLKSLATAFAMIGATIAAPALAEPIMLDAGDIGESFTVTYDGFADGQTIDGLSAETVFTLTGVTGSTYTFDYSVTNTTNSGVGSRISSFAFNTDPDISSAVSTGVYDNAVTDSNYPNGIGTVDVCFKAARTNSCAGNREGLLAGESGSGSLTLNFLTAPTTLTLDDFFVRYQSVRGVKGVSSASGQQTSTTSTSTTTSSTSTTTTSTSGGTPVPAPGGMLGLFALALIGFGLVRRRPRSAQRALGNPAYA, from the coding sequence ATGAACACACTCAAAAGCCTTGCAACCGCTTTCGCAATGATTGGTGCGACGATCGCGGCACCCGCATTGGCCGAACCGATCATGCTGGATGCCGGCGATATCGGGGAGAGCTTTACTGTGACCTATGATGGGTTTGCAGATGGGCAGACCATCGATGGTCTATCAGCAGAGACCGTGTTCACGCTGACCGGTGTAACCGGTTCAACCTATACCTTCGATTATTCGGTTACCAACACGACAAATTCGGGTGTCGGCTCGCGTATTTCCAGTTTCGCATTCAACACCGATCCTGACATCAGCAGCGCGGTTTCGACAGGTGTGTACGATAATGCTGTGACGGATTCGAATTATCCGAACGGCATCGGGACGGTAGATGTCTGCTTTAAGGCTGCACGGACCAATTCCTGCGCGGGCAACCGAGAGGGCCTGTTGGCCGGCGAAAGTGGCTCAGGTTCGCTGACACTTAATTTCCTGACGGCGCCGACGACGCTCACATTGGATGATTTCTTTGTCCGGTACCAATCAGTAAGGGGCGTGAAAGGCGTTTCTTCGGCCAGCGGTCAGCAAACGAGCACGACCAGCACGTCTACGACGACAAGCAGCACGTCTACGACGACAACTAGCACAAGCGGCGGAACACCGGTTCCTGCGCCGGGTGGTATGCTGGGGCTGTTTGCATTGGCGCTTATCGGCTTTGGCTTGGTCCGTCGCCGTCCGCGCAGCGCCCAGCGCGCTCTGGGCAATCCTGCCTACGCATAA